A window of the Henckelia pumila isolate YLH828 chromosome 3, ASM3356847v2, whole genome shotgun sequence genome harbors these coding sequences:
- the LOC140887882 gene encoding 2-oxoisovalerate dehydrogenase subunit beta 1, mitochondrial — protein MAGCSSLRRIGSLLDRGVQFSSSRRGLSTEAGRINLFSAINQALHTALETDPRAYVFGEDVGFGGVFRCTTGLADRFGKSRVFNTPLCEQGIVGFAIGLAAMGNRSIAEIQFADYIFPAFDQIVNEAAKFRYRSGNQFNCGGLTIRAPYGAVGHGGHYHSQSPEAFFCHVPGIKVVIPRGPRQAKGLLLSAIRDPNPVVFFEPKWLYRLAVEEVPEEDYMLPLSEAEVIREGSDITLVGWGAQLSVMEQACVEAEKDGISCELIDLKTLIPWDKETVEASVNKTGRLLVSHEAPITGGFGAEVSASIVERCFLRLESPVARVCGLDTPFPLVFEPFYMPTKNKILDAIKSTVNY, from the exons ATGGCTGGATGCAGCAGTTTGAGGAGAATTGGAAGCTTGTTGGATCGTGGTGTTCAGTTTTCTTCCTCTAGGAGAGGACTGTCGACGGAAGCTGGGAGGATCAATCTCTTCTCCGCAATCAATCAGGCCCTTCACACTGCCTTAGAAACTGACCCACG TGCGTACGTATTCGGGGAAGATGTGGGCTTTGGGGGTGTTTTCCGTTGCACTACTGGATTAGCCGATCGATTTGGCAAATCTCGCGTTTTCAACACTCCTCTTTGCGAACAG GGTATAGTTGGATTCGCTATTGGTCTGGCAGCAATG GGAAACCGATCAATAGCTGAAATTCAATTTGCAGATTATATTTTTCCAGCTTTTGATCAG ATTGTGAATGAGGCTGCTAAGTTTAGATACAGGAGTGGTAATCAATTTAACTGTGGAG GTTTAACAATTAGAGCGCCTTATGGAGCTGTGGGTCATGGAGGCCATTACCACTCACAATCCCCTGAAGCTTTTTTCTGTCATGTTCCGGGTATTAAG GTGGTGATCCCACGTGGTCCTCGGCAAGCTAAAGGATTACTATTATCTGCAATTCGAGACCCAAACCCTGTCGTGTTTTTTGAACCAAAG TGGCTTTATCGGCTTGCTGTTGAAGAGGTCCCAGAGGAAGATTACATGTTGCCTTTATCTGAGGCAGAG GTGATTCGTGAAGGAAGTGACATAACACTTGTCGGGTGGGGAGCTCAATTGTCTGTTATGGAACAGGCATGTGTCGAAGCTGAGAAG GATGGCATCTCTTGTGAACTGATAGACTTAAAAACTCTAATCCCATGGGACAAGGAAACGGTGGAGGCATCAGTAAATAAAACTGGAAGACTTTTG GTCAGCCATGAAGCTCCGATAACAGGAGGATTCGGTGCTGAAGTCTCCGCCTCTATAGTTGAACGCTGCTTTCTGAGG TTAGAATCTCCAGTAGCAAGAGTATGTGGTCTGGATACTCCTTTCCCTTTAGTATTTGAACCATTCTACATGCCAACTAAGAATAAG ATATTGGATGCCATCAAGTCAACAGTAAATTACTAG